Part of the Catalinimonas alkaloidigena genome is shown below.
ATTGAGTAAGAGGAACGAAAATGATTGACCGACAACTTTTAGAAAAAATCTTTTTAACTGTTCCACAGCGGGAGATATTTGCCGTGTTATGCAAGTAAGGCTGACTTGGCTCATAAACTATGTTAACGAAAAGTACAGCAATCTGGCCAAGGATATGTAATAGAGTTATTCAAATAAGTACAGGCATAAAAAAGGCCGTTTATACGTACGTATGGGCCTCTACAAGCCGAGGGGGGAGTGCCCCCCACATGTGGACGTTTGTGAAAAGTCGGTTGAATAAAGTAAGGTTATCAGTTTCAATGCGAGAATCTTAATGGAAGCTAATTCACAAAAGATTTTGTCTTTTCATCTGGGCGGTCTCTTAGGATGAAAGAAGTGCCAGAGCAGTACTTAAAAAGGTGTCATTTTATATTAGAAAACACGCTCTACTTTGTTCCGATGCCTGGAAAGCATACCAGAAAGTCACAAATCCGGAAAGACATATTTTCCATGATAATAAAAGCCTTACAAACAAACTGGAAGCTTTTAATAATTTCATGAGGCAGCGTTGTTCTAGATTAGTTAGAAAGACAAAGGCTCTTTCAAAAAAAGTAAAATCATGAAGGAGCAATTCGTAACTTAATACAACATTATAATCAGTCTTTATCGGTAAAATTATAACACTACCGATTCACTCATATCTTTATATCAAGGGTTATATAAAAATTTCTACCAGGGGAAGGAATGATCCCAGGTCCGGGATAACCAGTAGCTCTACGGGTAAAGTACATATTATCCGTTAGGTTATTGATGCCAGTTTCTATTTGCGCAAATTTATAATTATACCTAATGGAAAGGTCTACAACATCATATGCCGGAATAATACCATCTACGCCACTGGCAACGCTCTTCGTATTTGTGGCTTCCGAGAATTGTTCTTCCACAAAAGTATACTGTAAACTACCAGAAAAATTCTTGTACCCATAAGTTATTCCTGCTTTGAGATTTACAGGTGGTACTAACTCCACTTTTTTATCTCTGAAAGCAGACTCCTGCGAGGCAATATATCTTCCCTGAATCATAGCTCCATTCAGAAATACTGACAGTTCTGAAGGTGATTCCTCACCAAAAATTAAGGATCCGGCTTTAAACTCAGTATAAGATTCTATTCCCAGCGTATAAGCATCAGATACATTGGTGCGGTAGCGGAAAGCCCTCTCACCGAAGAATGGGTCTATCTCTTTCATCCAGATGGCTCCGATTCTGTTATTGTAACGCAGGTAAAAAAGACTCCAGTCGAAGGTGAGTAATTGTTTGACAGTACCCCGTATTCCCAAATCAGCGTTAAAGCCCTTTTCATCCTCTAGCTGTTCATCCACCTTAAGATTGGGATTGTTGACCCTCAAATCATTAAAATTGATGGCACGGTAATTTTGTGAAATATTACCATACACCTCTATGTCATCAGATGGTTTGTAGCTTACCCCTACCCCGGCTAATAGGAAACTCCGAGCCCTGGCCCTTTGCTCGTAAATGGTTGTATCAAAAATCACGTTACCCGCTAAATCTTGTAGCATCTGACGATAATACCCCTCGCTTTGGGTATTTATATACTCCGCCCTGAGTCCGGGAGTGATGCTCCATTGAGAGCTAATATTGAAAATGTTTTCGGCAAAAAAAGCAATATTACGGGAAGGAAAAGTAAAGTCAGAGTCCTCCAGCTGTTCAGGGTGCAGAAATTCAAAAGTAGGCTCATCGCTATTGTTGCCTTCACCCTGTCTTTTCTGGGTATTGCCTTCAAAATAGCGCAGGCCAAAAGCCAGTGCTTGAGGTTTATTGGCCAGTTGATAGCGGTGAAGGACTCTTAATTCACTGCCAAAGTTCTGGTAGTCATCCCAAAGCAGATTGCGGTTCATATCAGGCTGATCTGCTACTGTAACACTCTGTAAGTTGCCCAGAGCTTTCCTTGAACCTATCAGACTATAGGTTTTTAGGTTAAACTTGGTATTGGCATTCAGCTGATATTCCAGTACGATGGCGGGAATATTCCAGTTGATCTGAAACCAGTTTCTTTCCCTGACCGATTGGCGAGGATTCTGCTCAAACATGTAGTCTGTTAGACCTCCCGGCTGCTGTGCCAGGTAGTCCATGTGGGTATATTCAAAACACAAAAACCAACGCTCTGTCAGATTGATGTTGAAGTCCGTGAAAATAGTATTGGCTTCAAACTGTTCATTTTCCCGCCAGCCATTACCTTGTTTACGTTGGTAAAACACCAGGTAATCTGCCTTTTCAGTATGTCCGGTCACGCTATTATAAGAGGAGAATAAGCCAAAAGACCCTACAGTATTGCGGGTTTGAAAGGTGAATGGATCACCTTCTGGTGCTCTTTTAAAAAAGGAAGTTGATCATCCCACCAAACTGGGTGCCGTATTGTAATGAAGCGGCCCCTCTCACTACTTCAATCTTTTCCAGGGATTCCATAGGAGGCGTGTAGTAACTTTCAGGATAACCCAGGGGATCAGCGGCTATATCATAACCATTCTGCCGGGTATTGAAATTGGACGTCCGATTTGGATTGAGACCACGGCCACCAATGCCCAGTTGCAGCCCTGCCGCATCACTTTCCCAAACATTGAGTCCAGGAACATTGGCGAACACCTGCCGGGCATTATTGGTAGCGAGGTTAGCATTCAGTTTTTCAAGCCTGATAACTTCATTTTTCTTGGCCTCATAGATCAGCGTACCTTCTACCGAGTTTAGGCGACTGATACTAAATGCTTCCTCTCTTTTTCCACTGGTTTCAACTTCATCCAGGTAAATTTCCAGTGGCTTAAGTTCAAAGTTTATTTTCTCAACTTCTTCCGCAGCTAGCTTAACTTCAAGTTGAGGCCCCTGTAACTCCAGATAAAAAGATGCTAACGTATAGTTACCTGGCTTGACTTCCAGCGAATACCGACCTGATTCTGTAGTAAACGTCCGGTAAGCCGTATTGACCAAAAAGACTTCCGCACCACTCACAGGCTTGCCACTGGATGCTTCTGTTACTACGCCTTTTATAATGGCATTTTGAGCCTGGGCAAATTGCAAACCAAAGACCAGACAAGTAATTAGGGCAAGTTGATAACTCAGCTTATTCATTCGTTCAGGGGTAAAATCCACCATTTATGCTGCCAGCTTCTGGGCTCAGAAGCCAGATTTACGTTTTCGTCAATAAATTTTTTGCTGCTTCTTCCGTTCAGGCCTACATAAGCTTTGGCATAGACTTCGGCTTGTTCTACCCCCCTCTCTTGCATCTTTTCTGAAAGATAATGTGCAAACTGAAGGATCATGTCCGGTTGTGTGCTCATCATTTTTTCCTGAACAGGGGTAAGAAATTCGGAGGGGGATATTTCCATACTACCTTCCTTCCCTCTTTCTTTTACCTTAAAAGTCACATAACCCGCTTTTTCCATCAGCATCACTCTCCAGGAAAAACGGTAGCCCTGTTCTGTCCAGAAAAGATTTCCGGGGTACAGCATGAATCGCCAGGGCAGTAGTATTTGCATTACAAAATGAAATATTAATACGCTCAAGAACCAGGAAGGCCTTACAGATTTTTTCGGCTGCTCAGTGCTTGTAAAAGCCGGCAAAAGCAGTAGCTGCCTTACTTTTTTCCAAAGGCTAATATGAAAGCGCTCTGAAAAGAAGATTAAAGTACAGCCAATCATGATGAAAGGAAACATTCCAATCTGGAAAAGTACGGCTGTCAGCACATGAAAGGCAATGACAGTGGCATAAGCCCAAAGCCTGCTACGCTTCCAACTCAGCAAAAAAGCAATGCTTA
Proteins encoded:
- a CDS encoding IS1 family transposase — translated: MSFYIRKHALLCSDAWKAYQKVTNPERHIFHDNKSLTNKLEAFNNFMRQRCSRLVRKTKALSKKVKS
- a CDS encoding HTTM domain-containing protein, whose translation is MMVTNFIKEYLHKEKHIAPLITFRVIFGAVMLYSIIRFSVNGWIYTQYIQPSFFFSFVDWIKPLSADGMYLLFMVMGLSALGILLGAFYRISSIIFFLSFTYVELLDKTNYLNHYYFISIVGFLLIFLPAHRAISIDACRNPHIKCLKVPAWTIDIICLQLGLVYFYAGIAKLNHDWLIRAMPLKIWLPSKSHLPLIGWLFDYRWVAFAFSWFGAIYDLSIAFLLSWKRSRLWAYATVIAFHVLTAVLFQIGMFPFIMIGCTLIFFSERFHISLWKKVRQLLLLPAFTSTEQPKKSVRPSWFLSVLIFHFVMQILLPWRFMLYPGNLFWTEQGYRFSWRVMLMEKAGYVTFKVKERGKEGSMEISPSEFLTPVQEKMMSTQPDMILQFAHYLSEKMQERGVEQAEVYAKAYVGLNGRSSKKFIDENVNLASEPRSWQHKWWILPLNE
- a CDS encoding carboxypeptidase-like regulatory domain-containing protein, translated to MNKLSYQLALITCLVFGLQFAQAQNAIIKGVVTEASSGKPVSGAEVFLVNTAYRTFTTESGRYSLEVKPGNYTLASFYLELQGPQLEVKLAAEEVEKINFELKPLEIYLDEVETSGKREEAFSISRLNSVEGTLIYEAKKNEVIRLEKLNANLATNNARQVFANVPGLNVWESDAAGLQLGIGGRGLNPNRTSNFNTRQNGYDIAADPLGYPESYYTPPMESLEKIEVVRGAASLQYGTQFGGMINFLF
- a CDS encoding TonB-dependent receptor family protein, producing MTGHTEKADYLVFYQRKQGNGWRENEQFEANTIFTDFNINLTERWFLCFEYTHMDYLAQQPGGLTDYMFEQNPRQSVRERNWFQINWNIPAIVLEYQLNANTKFNLKTYSLIGSRKALGNLQSVTVADQPDMNRNLLWDDYQNFGSELRVLHRYQLANKPQALAFGLRYFEGNTQKRQGEGNNSDEPTFEFLHPEQLEDSDFTFPSRNIAFFAENIFNISSQWSITPGLRAEYINTQSEGYYRQMLQDLAGNVIFDTTIYEQRARARSFLLAGVGVSYKPSDDIEVYGNISQNYRAINFNDLRVNNPNLKVDEQLEDEKGFNADLGIRGTVKQLLTFDWSLFYLRYNNRIGAIWMKEIDPFFGERAFRYRTNVSDAYTLGIESYTEFKAGSLIFGEESPSELSVFLNGAMIQGRYIASQESAFRDKKVELVPPVNLKAGITYGYKNFSGSLQYTFVEEQFSEATNTKSVASGVDGIIPAYDVVDLSIRYNYKFAQIETGINNLTDNMYFTRRATGYPGPGIIPSPGRNFYITLDIKI